The following DNA comes from Flavobacterium sp. N3904.
ACTTCATTACCTCCAACGACAGCTAGTAATGTAATTCTGTTTAGAAGTATAGCCGTATTCCCAATGATATTTACTGACACTTCATGAATATCTGCTTTCTTGTAATGAATTCCTCCACTTTTAATGACATTGATTTCTTGGGTTTTTCCCCAACTTCCTCCCATGTGGACAAAAACAGATTTATCATCAAACAAAGGTGTAAGTTTATCGACATTTTTATCAGCCATCCATTGCCATTTGTCTTTAGAGAGCTGAATAACTTCTTGTTCCTCTTTTGCATAATTTGGAACTATATTACTTGTTTTATTTTCTTGAGCTGATGAATATTGCACACTTGCCATTACAAACAGTCCTATAATAAACTTCTTCATATTATATAGTTTAGGGTTAAATTGTATTTAATAATTTTAATATTACTTCTTTAGCGGAGCTTCAATATCAGAAAAAGCTTGGACAAATGAAGGTAAACGCTCTCCCAAAATTGGAATAGCATCCAACTGTTTATTGAATTCCATTAATTCAGCGGCAGTAAATTTTACATTTTCAGCTCCAATATTTTCGATCATATGTGCCATCTGCGTAGTTCCTGGAATTGGCACAATCCAAGGCTTTTGAGCCAATAGCCAGGCCAACGCAATTTGGGCAGGCGTGGCTTGTTTTTGTTTACTCCATTTTTTTAATAAATCTACAAGTGCCAAATTTCTGGACAGATTCTCTGGTGAGAAACGAGTCTCATTGCCACGGATATCCCCTGCAGCAAAACGCGTATCAGCATCGATGGCTCCCGTTAGAAAACCAACTCCAAGCGGACTCCAAGGAACGAATCCTATACCTAATTCTTCGCAAAGCGGTATGATTTCCTTTTCCGGGCCACGACACAACATTGAATATTCA
Coding sequences within:
- a CDS encoding nuclear transport factor 2 family protein; its protein translation is MKKFIIGLFVMASVQYSSAQENKTSNIVPNYAKEEQEVIQLSKDKWQWMADKNVDKLTPLFDDKSVFVHMGGSWGKTQEINVIKSGGIHYKKADIHEVSVNIIGNTAILLNRITLLAVVGGNEVTNPFIVTEVYIKEKNKWILGSLSFTKVLTPNDAPH